One genomic segment of Desulfocapsa sulfexigens DSM 10523 includes these proteins:
- a CDS encoding radical SAM protein gives MTSKANTVAFQAGERNIFFHILTACNLSCRHCYINTSQHGTTTLPKETMLKWLELFADPNKKSNVIFLGGEPTMHPDLADGIAKAKELGMAVTVDSNGYLFNNLLEKTSPDLLDYLSFSLDGPDPSVNDPIRGEGVFEVCTTNMGKAVAAGYNVSVIYTVSNLNIEHLHRMIPLLQDIGVKRFFIQVIGLRGNSAKTSAGEQGWQVSPEQWLDVVPRVAIQAAEAGIHVTFPKVFLDPNEKFECAGLVTENFFIFPNGRVYRCPLCEDHPIHALEIKNETLVPNQNMRLTEDNFFQLNIEEGCVMNRLLQPDTISYDAQGKPLHRISCCLLKQEILPV, from the coding sequence ATGACCTCAAAAGCTAATACCGTTGCCTTCCAAGCCGGCGAACGCAATATCTTTTTTCATATCCTTACCGCATGTAACCTTTCCTGTCGCCACTGTTATATAAATACCAGTCAGCACGGGACAACCACTCTACCAAAAGAAACCATGCTGAAGTGGCTTGAACTTTTTGCCGATCCGAACAAAAAGTCCAATGTGATCTTTCTGGGAGGTGAGCCTACCATGCACCCGGATCTTGCTGATGGTATAGCGAAAGCGAAAGAATTGGGAATGGCTGTAACGGTTGATTCCAATGGGTATCTTTTTAACAATCTGCTGGAGAAGACAAGCCCGGATCTCCTTGATTATTTGAGTTTTAGTCTTGATGGGCCCGATCCTTCGGTGAATGATCCTATTCGTGGTGAAGGTGTTTTTGAGGTATGTACTACCAATATGGGCAAAGCTGTGGCGGCTGGGTATAACGTTTCGGTGATTTACACGGTATCCAACCTGAACATTGAGCATCTGCATCGCATGATACCACTACTTCAGGATATTGGAGTAAAACGTTTTTTTATTCAGGTAATCGGCTTGCGCGGGAATTCAGCCAAAACAAGCGCAGGGGAACAGGGGTGGCAGGTAAGCCCTGAACAATGGCTTGATGTCGTTCCCCGTGTCGCAATCCAGGCGGCCGAGGCTGGAATTCACGTAACCTTCCCAAAGGTTTTTCTTGACCCGAATGAAAAATTTGAGTGTGCCGGTCTTGTGACCGAAAATTTCTTTATTTTTCCAAATGGCCGGGTGTATCGTTGCCCGCTCTGTGAAGATCACCCGATTCATGCTCTTGAAATTAAAAATGAAACTCTGGTTCCCAATCAGAATATGAGACTGACGGAGGATAACTTCTTCCAGTTAAATATAGAAGAGGGTTGCGTTATGAACAGGCTTCTGCAGCCGGATACCATATCCTACGATGCGCAGGGGAAACCACTACACAGAATTTCCTGCTGTCTCCTGAAACAGGAAATATTGCCTGTGTAG
- a CDS encoding class I SAM-dependent methyltransferase encodes MERNPVVCPLCQSTGSSELFHRDTARSYYRCTLCHLTHIPPVQRLSLRAEREEYDKHQNSPDDVRYRAFLGRLFNPLHKRLLPDSRGLDFGSGPGPTLSLMFEEAGHRVSLYDPFYAPDTQSLRIQYDFITASEVVEHLHDPAADLALLWSLLLPGGWLGIMTKLALDKAAFSTWHYKKDPTHVCFFASETMRWLAGKWQTELLFIGDDVLLFKKPE; translated from the coding sequence ATGGAGAGGAATCCTGTAGTTTGCCCTCTGTGTCAAAGTACAGGGAGCAGTGAACTTTTTCACCGTGATACCGCTCGCAGCTATTATCGCTGTACACTCTGTCATCTTACCCACATTCCCCCGGTTCAACGACTTTCCTTAAGGGCAGAGCGGGAAGAGTATGACAAGCATCAGAATTCACCGGATGATGTCAGGTATCGTGCCTTTCTCGGCCGTTTGTTTAACCCTTTGCATAAACGGCTCCTCCCAGACAGTCGTGGTCTCGATTTTGGCTCGGGTCCAGGGCCGACCCTTTCGCTGATGTTTGAAGAAGCAGGCCATAGAGTTAGCCTTTATGATCCTTTTTACGCGCCGGATACCCAATCTCTTCGTATCCAATATGATTTCATCACTGCGAGTGAAGTGGTTGAACATCTCCACGACCCGGCTGCAGATCTTGCACTGCTTTGGTCTCTTCTTCTTCCCGGTGGCTGGCTGGGCATCATGACAAAACTTGCTCTCGATAAGGCCGCGTTTTCCACCTGGCATTATAAAAAAGATCCTACCCACGTCTGTTTTTTTGCAAGCGAGACCATGAGGTGGCTTGCCGGGAAATGGCAGACAGAGTTACTCTTTATCGGGGATGATGTTCTTCTTTTTAAAAAACCGGAATAA
- the tatC gene encoding twin-arginine translocase subunit TatC, with protein MSLIVRSLEQFRPHHEELRQRLIKVFAALILCSGVAYFFSENIARFFMDPLFAASPHLDHLVYTNLPEAFLSYLKLSLLIGILFSFPFSLFQLWMFIAPGLRSSEKKFAVTVVFWATLLFGAGAAFALFGVLPRMLIYFMSYASESLEPLPKFGKYLTFVARTVLAFGLSFEIPFLMVMAGKAGFVKAQYFRSKRLYFYAAIVFMAFLLTAGDFMATGLLAIPLFFLYEAGIFLTALFGKKKPETS; from the coding sequence GTGTCCCTTATTGTCAGAAGCCTCGAGCAGTTTCGGCCCCACCATGAAGAATTACGGCAGCGCCTTATCAAGGTCTTTGCGGCACTCATTCTCTGTTCAGGGGTCGCCTATTTTTTCTCAGAGAACATTGCCCGCTTCTTTATGGATCCTCTTTTTGCTGCCAGCCCACACCTGGATCACTTGGTTTACACCAATCTTCCCGAAGCCTTCCTCTCCTACCTGAAGCTCTCACTTCTTATTGGCATTCTCTTCAGCTTTCCCTTCAGCCTCTTTCAACTCTGGATGTTCATTGCCCCAGGACTCCGTAGCAGTGAAAAAAAATTCGCCGTTACTGTTGTCTTCTGGGCGACCCTTCTTTTTGGCGCAGGTGCCGCATTTGCGCTATTTGGCGTCTTGCCGCGTATGCTGATTTACTTCATGAGTTATGCAAGTGAAAGCCTGGAGCCCTTACCAAAATTCGGAAAATATCTCACCTTTGTTGCCCGTACCGTGCTCGCCTTTGGCCTCTCCTTTGAGATACCATTCCTCATGGTCATGGCCGGCAAAGCAGGCTTTGTAAAAGCTCAATATTTCCGCAGCAAGCGACTTTACTTTTACGCAGCAATCGTCTTTATGGCCTTCCTTCTCACCGCCGGAGATTTCATGGCCACCGGCCTTCTTGCCATTCCACTCTTCTTCCTCTACGAGGCAGGAATTTTCCTCACTGCCCTTTTTGGCAAGAAAAAACCTGAAACCAGCTGA
- a CDS encoding twin-arginine translocase TatA/TatE family subunit — translation MFGIGLPEFILILALALIVVGPDKLPDLARSVAKGILDLKKTANTLKESLTEEGNPLEDIKPELQKAAKALTDDVLGDSSDDWSSKNRDKIYDLRSTGEKESSEIIDIEVEKDADSVSIMEEAVREEPAKEVDNSKTNEILAKKESTEQQS, via the coding sequence ATGTTTGGTATTGGTTTACCTGAGTTTATTCTCATACTTGCTCTTGCATTAATCGTGGTCGGTCCTGACAAATTACCGGACCTTGCCCGTTCCGTGGCCAAGGGAATCCTCGACCTTAAAAAAACAGCCAACACACTTAAAGAAAGTTTGACTGAAGAAGGAAATCCTCTTGAGGATATTAAACCGGAACTGCAGAAAGCAGCAAAGGCACTCACCGATGATGTTCTTGGCGACAGCAGTGACGACTGGTCCAGCAAAAATCGTGATAAAATTTACGACCTCAGAAGTACTGGAGAAAAAGAATCTTCTGAAATTATCGATATAGAAGTGGAAAAAGATGCAGATAGTGTATCGATTATGGAAGAAGCTGTGCGGGAAGAGCCCGCAAAGGAAGTGGATAACTCCAAAACCAACGAGATCCTGGCAAAAAAAGAATCGACGGAGCAGCAGAGCTAG
- a CDS encoding 4Fe-4S binding protein — protein MIKNREMRAKKFFHSRLSLLRLSCQSLFALFCLFIGWQFYSFYLWALDPITHQYVARPPSVEAFLPLGALVSLKRLFLGAGFDTIHPAGLTIFIAALLISLFLRKGFCGWICPVGFFSNMVERFSKKTGILLSLPAWIDIPLLSLKYLLLGFFSYLILWNMGLEDLTDFHRSSYNLISDAKMLHFFLHPSTLAGSIMLGILLISFVLRNFWCRYLCPYGGLLGILALISPFQVKRAPETCIDCKKCEDACPSSIRITRKTTVRNAECIGCLECVQVCPAQKCLTLAVPGTKDTNLLLLPGLLLGLFFTCYIIALISGHWHSHVPNEVFQHYYQLIDTIGHP, from the coding sequence ATGATCAAAAACAGAGAAATGCGTGCTAAAAAATTTTTTCACTCTCGTCTGAGTCTTTTACGACTTTCCTGCCAATCGCTCTTCGCTCTTTTCTGCCTCTTTATTGGCTGGCAATTCTACTCTTTTTACCTCTGGGCTCTCGATCCCATTACACATCAGTACGTGGCAAGGCCGCCTTCAGTTGAGGCCTTCCTGCCTCTTGGCGCCCTGGTCAGCCTGAAACGATTATTTCTCGGCGCAGGATTTGACACCATCCATCCTGCAGGCCTCACAATTTTTATTGCCGCCCTGCTGATAAGCCTGTTTCTACGCAAAGGATTCTGTGGCTGGATATGTCCCGTTGGCTTTTTTTCTAATATGGTAGAACGGTTCAGTAAAAAAACAGGGATACTCCTTTCACTTCCCGCCTGGATCGATATCCCCTTACTCAGCCTGAAATATCTGCTCCTTGGCTTCTTTAGCTATCTTATCCTCTGGAACATGGGACTTGAGGATCTCACTGACTTTCATCGTTCCTCCTACAATCTGATATCAGATGCAAAAATGCTCCACTTCTTCCTCCACCCAAGCACCCTGGCAGGATCTATCATGCTGGGAATACTACTTATTTCATTTGTCCTGCGAAATTTTTGGTGCCGCTATCTCTGTCCCTATGGCGGCCTGCTCGGTATCCTTGCCCTGATCAGCCCATTTCAGGTCAAACGCGCCCCTGAAACCTGTATTGATTGTAAAAAATGTGAAGATGCCTGTCCCTCTTCCATTCGTATCACCCGAAAAACAACCGTACGCAATGCCGAATGTATCGGCTGCCTTGAATGTGTCCAGGTATGCCCTGCACAGAAATGCCTGACCCTTGCAGTTCCCGGCACAAAAGATACCAACCTGCTCCTCCTGCCGGGACTTCTTTTGGGACTATTCTTCACCTGTTACATTATCGCCCTGATCAGCGGTCACTGGCACAGCCATGTTCCAAACGAAGTCTTTCAGCACTACTATCAGCTGATTGATACAATTGGCCATCCCTGA